In Accipiter gentilis chromosome 18, bAccGen1.1, whole genome shotgun sequence, the following are encoded in one genomic region:
- the LOC126047609 gene encoding solute carrier organic anion transporter family member 1C1-like isoform X2, translating into MTVETESSNVDDSNQEAEPAQLLDDEANKNLPVKKKSSCCTGLKAFLAALSFSYLSKTLSGTIMKSSITQIERRFDLTSSTVGFIDGSFEMGNLLVIAFVSYFGAKLHRPKVIAIGCFTMALGSLLTAMPHFFMGYYKYETASHTASSANLTSSINPCSLHQGVNKTLLEVSESGCEKEPSSYMWIYIFLGNMLRGIGETPIAPLGISYLDDFAKEEDVPVYVACLHTIAMMGPMFGFLLGSLCAKLYVDIGFVDLGSITITPQDSRWVGAWWLGFLIGGVTSFLAAIPFCFLPKSLKKLEEANNDKSSYGLLENMGATRKELTAAKPKPRKWSVILKDFYTSLKKVLSNRMYFTFLCCSLLQFSSFIGFLTYKPKYMEQQYGQSTSKSNFLIGLTSLPPVGVGIFLGGLIMKKYKMGIIGATKFAFTMSFLAYIFSLLQFFVGCENHVVAGITVSYEGKPIPYHENAIFSECHSNCKCASNVWDPVCGDNGLTYISACLAGCTTSVGHGKNTVFHNCSCLEASSSWTGNNSATLGQCPKSEDCSRRFIYYTVIQVMSGFCYALGGTPAYMIMFRCVQPELKSLAVGLYTLVMRTLAGIPAPVYFGALIDKTCLKWGSTSCGQRGACRLYDSNAYRYVYFGLSAVLRGPSYLIAILFFILVKKHFQNKNSRPIENGGREDTSTNKEDNCKTKERLPGSSDTENESCI; encoded by the exons ATGACAGTGGAAACCGAATCCAGCAATGTTGATGACTCAAATCAGGAAGCAGAACCTGCCCAGCTTTTGGATgatgaagcaaacaaaaatctaCCGGTCAAAAAGAAGAGTTCCTGTTGCACAGGCTTGAAG gcatttcttgctgctttatCATTCAGCTACTTGAGTAAAACTTTGTCTGGCACGATTATGAAAAGTTCCATCACTCAGATCGAACGAAGGTTTGACCTGACGTCATCTACTGTTGGTTTCATCGATGGGAGCTTTGAGATGG GAAACTTGCTGGTGATTGCATTTGTAAGCTACTTTGGAGCTAAACTTCATAGGCCCAAAGTAATAGCTATTGGATGCTTTACTATGGCTTTGGGAAGTCTTTTAACAGCAATGCCTCATTTCTTCATGGGATA TTATAAGTATGAGACAGCATCACATACAGCTTCTTCAGCCAACTTAACATCAAGCATAAATCCCTGTTCCCTACATCAAGGTGTGAACAAAACCTTGTTGGAAGTCTCCGAATCTG GCTGTGAGAAGGAGCCATCATCATATATGTGGATATATATCTTCCTGGGAAACATGTTACGTGGAATTGGTGAGACACCAATAGCACCATTGGGCATCTCTTATCTTGATGATTTTGCTAAAGAAGAGGATGTTCCTGTGTATGTAG CATGTTTGCACACAATAGCCATGATGGGCCCAATGTTTGGTTTCCTGTTGGGATCTTTATGTGCAAAACTGTACGTGGATATTGGATTTGTGGATTTAG GAAGCATCACTATCACCCCGCAGGATTCCCGCTGGGTGGGTGCTTGGTGGCTTGGTTTTTTAATAGGTGGAGTAACCAGTTTCCTAGCTGCTATTCCATTTTGCTTCCTACCAAAGAGTTTGAAAAAGCTGGAGGAAGCCAATAATGACAAATCTTCTTACGGTCTCTTGGAAAACATGGGTGCCACAAGGAAGGAACTTACTGCTGCAAAACCTAAGCCAAGGAAGTGGTCAGTAATACTGAAAG ATTTCTATACCTCCCTGAAAAAAGTATTGAGTAATCGAATGTACTTTACATTTTTGTGTTGCTCACTGTTACAGTTCAGTAGCTTTATTGGTTTCTTGACTTACAAACCAAAGTACATGGAACAGCAGTATGGACAATCTACATCTAAATCTAACTTTCTAATAG GATTGACATCCTTACCTCCTGTAGGTGTTGGGATTTTCCTAGGAGGGCtcataatgaaaaaatacaaaatgggcATCATTGGAGCAACCAAGTTTGCATTTACCATGTCATTTTTGGCCTACATCTTCAGTCTCCTGCAATTCTTTGTTGGCTGTGAGAACCATGTAGTGGCAGGAATTACAGTGTCCTATGAAGG CAAACCCATTCCGTACCATGAAAATGCCATATTTTCTGAGTGCCACTCTAACTGCAAATGTGCCTCCAACGTGTGGGATCCTGTGTGTGGAGACAACGGACTCACATACATTTCAGCATGTCTAGCTGGGTGCACGACTTCGGTGGGACATGGAAAGAATACA GTCTTCCATAACTGCAGCTGTCTAGAAGCCAGCAGTTCATGGACAGGAAATAACTCTGCCACCTTGGGACAATGTCCGAAAAGTGAAGATTGTTCAAGGAGGTTTATTTACTATACAGTAATACAAGTCATGAGCGGCTTTTGTTACGCTTTGGGAGGCACCCCAGCATACATGATTATGTTTAG ATGCGTTCAGCCAGAGCTGAAATCTCTTGCAGTTGGTCTATACACACTGGTTATGAGAACACTAG CTGGAATTCCAGCACCGGTTTATTTTGGTGCACTGATCGACAAGACGTGCTTGAAATGGGGAAGCACAAGCTGTGGGCAGCGAGGGGCTTGCAGGCTGTACGACTCCAATGCGTACAG GTATGTCTACTTTGGTTTATCAGCGGTGTTAAGAGGTCCTTCCTACTTGATTGCAATCTTATTTTTTATATTGGTAAagaaacactttcaaaataaGAACTCCAGGCCTATAGAGAATGGAGGAAGAGAAGATACTTCTACGAATAAAGAAGATAATTGCAAGACCAAAGAACGTTTGCCAGGTTCTTCTGATACAGAGAATGAATCATGTATTTAG